A single window of Mycolicibacterium madagascariense DNA harbors:
- a CDS encoding DUF2206 domain-containing protein, whose protein sequence is MTATATSHSESLTDRLPQLRGDGDLGFALVTIVCAAVTILGTGPLLLRIVAGVIVAVCVPVLLLTAKIDWPDTTTLHEAVLYSLGLVVMGLMLLGLASTAVLPLMGVSRPLDRLPVAITMAAVVAGLALWRRRRWRLFDGLSLQSRSVMYVQFGTRDRLMLITAALLVVASVAGAIRLNNHAGGGVTTAMILVAVVVIVCLFAWLRTLSGVTVGVTIYLVSLALLFMTSLRGWFVSGHDIQLEMRMFDMALREGTWDIGLFRAPYNACLSITILPTMLERLTGIPGAYVFKVLAQLLYAVCPVLIYLIARRFSSKPVAVLGVVFFIAFPTYFVDMPFEIREEVALFLMGVALLLITDGRLTIRLRRIGFAVFGTGVMLSHYSTMYILLSVLILTWVLMCGRRVFAMAARRVKRVGKPIKPTVAVVNWSVLFVLVVLTFLWVGVVTRTSSEVGKTYDLVSASLAGQDKNAIKPDTLYSLFGGAKDEPQPVLDRYDAELRKESANGRASGENYPLSEVNRYPLKAVPAELAPLTDWGRAVERRGFDIAAVNEDFRSWSADILQIFIGVGVFVVVLRRARGFSPSVEFIAGAVAGVSLVGIQVLVPYAAAQYGVYRTLEQCLFWLAPFMAVGAVTTFAWLGRRGSQAVALGVALAFFLLVTRIIWQPFGGYPPALHLSNSGAYYDTQYLDMQEMSAMAWLRGQLNHGSSREVQAEASTARYALGIENYWDANDEILPTWVRQNTYVFLGSTALQTGKAAFTYLGKRVEYEYPVGFLDENKSLIYSSNGARVYR, encoded by the coding sequence ATGACCGCAACGGCCACGTCCCACTCCGAGTCGCTCACCGACCGCCTGCCCCAGCTCCGTGGTGACGGGGACCTTGGCTTCGCCCTGGTGACCATCGTCTGCGCGGCAGTGACCATCCTTGGCACGGGTCCGCTGCTCCTGCGCATCGTCGCGGGCGTCATCGTCGCGGTGTGCGTTCCCGTCCTCCTGCTGACGGCAAAGATCGACTGGCCAGACACCACGACGTTGCACGAGGCCGTGCTGTATTCACTTGGGCTCGTCGTGATGGGCCTGATGCTCCTCGGACTCGCATCGACCGCGGTCCTGCCCCTGATGGGGGTCTCTCGACCGCTGGACAGGCTGCCGGTGGCGATCACGATGGCTGCCGTCGTGGCGGGGCTTGCCCTCTGGCGCAGGAGACGCTGGCGCCTCTTCGATGGACTGAGTCTGCAGAGCCGGTCGGTGATGTACGTCCAATTCGGAACGCGCGACCGCCTGATGCTGATCACCGCGGCGCTCCTGGTGGTCGCGTCGGTGGCTGGCGCCATCCGGCTCAACAATCATGCGGGCGGGGGAGTGACCACCGCGATGATCCTCGTCGCGGTCGTCGTCATCGTCTGCCTCTTCGCGTGGCTGCGTACGCTCAGTGGCGTCACCGTCGGCGTCACGATCTACCTGGTGTCGTTGGCGCTTCTGTTCATGACCTCGCTGCGGGGCTGGTTCGTATCCGGTCACGACATCCAGCTCGAGATGCGGATGTTCGACATGGCGCTGCGAGAGGGCACGTGGGACATCGGGCTGTTCCGCGCACCGTACAACGCCTGTCTCAGCATCACCATTCTCCCGACCATGCTGGAGCGGTTGACGGGCATCCCGGGTGCGTACGTCTTCAAGGTGCTCGCGCAACTCCTGTACGCGGTCTGTCCCGTCTTGATCTATCTCATCGCGCGCCGGTTCTCATCGAAACCCGTTGCCGTGCTGGGCGTCGTCTTCTTCATTGCGTTCCCGACGTACTTCGTCGACATGCCCTTCGAGATCAGGGAGGAGGTGGCGCTGTTCCTCATGGGCGTGGCGCTGCTGCTGATCACCGACGGCCGCCTGACGATCAGACTGCGCCGCATCGGTTTCGCGGTCTTCGGCACCGGGGTGATGTTGTCGCATTACTCGACGATGTACATCCTGCTGAGCGTGCTGATCCTGACGTGGGTGCTGATGTGCGGACGGCGCGTGTTCGCGATGGCAGCGCGGCGTGTGAAGAGAGTCGGGAAGCCGATCAAACCGACTGTGGCCGTAGTCAACTGGTCGGTTCTGTTCGTCTTGGTCGTGCTCACCTTCCTCTGGGTCGGCGTGGTGACGCGCACCAGCAGCGAGGTCGGCAAGACCTATGACCTGGTGAGTGCCTCGCTCGCCGGACAGGACAAGAACGCCATCAAGCCCGACACCCTCTACAGCTTGTTCGGCGGCGCGAAGGACGAACCGCAACCGGTGCTCGACCGCTACGACGCCGAGTTGCGCAAGGAATCGGCGAACGGACGCGCCAGCGGCGAGAACTACCCGTTGTCGGAGGTGAACCGGTACCCACTGAAGGCGGTGCCCGCCGAGTTGGCACCCCTGACCGATTGGGGCAGGGCCGTCGAAAGGCGAGGGTTCGACATCGCGGCCGTCAACGAAGACTTCCGCAGTTGGTCGGCGGACATCCTGCAGATCTTCATCGGTGTCGGCGTGTTCGTCGTCGTCCTCCGGCGCGCGAGGGGTTTCAGCCCCAGCGTTGAATTCATCGCCGGAGCCGTCGCCGGCGTCAGTCTCGTCGGCATCCAAGTCCTCGTGCCCTACGCCGCAGCGCAATACGGCGTCTACCGGACGTTGGAGCAATGTCTGTTCTGGCTGGCGCCGTTCATGGCCGTCGGCGCCGTCACGACGTTTGCGTGGCTCGGTCGGCGGGGATCTCAGGCCGTTGCGCTGGGAGTGGCCCTGGCCTTCTTCCTTCTGGTGACGCGCATCATTTGGCAACCCTTCGGCGGCTACCCGCCGGCATTGCACCTCAGCAACTCCGGTGCGTACTACGACACCCAGTACCTCGACATGCAGGAGATGTCGGCGATGGCCTGGCTGCGAGGTCAGCTCAATCACGGTTCCAGTCGCGAGGTGCAGGCAGAGGCGTCCACGGCCCGATATGCCCTTGGCATCGAGAACTATTGGGACGCCAACGACGAAATCCTCCCGACCTGGGTTCGCCAGAACACGTACGTCTTCCTGGGGTCCACGGCCCTGCAGACGGGCAAGGCGGCCTTCACCTATCTCGGCAAACGCGTGGAGTATGAGTATCCCGTCGGCTTCCTCGACGAGAACAAGAGCCTGATCTACAGCAGTAACGGCGCCAGGGTCTACCGATGA
- a CDS encoding lipopolysaccharide biosynthesis protein — translation MTTTPQRINASGDDRLVRSSILLMATTAAMAGLGFGFSIVVARVFSPADVGAGTSLIAATTLIAFLGPLGLDGTIVRFTMHAKDYNAPLSQSLLVAGGLGLLLSGLYVLFVPFYAPELAFVRGDLLCAIGFVIAGAAASANQLTDAMFLGARKPEYNLLLNGFVQGMTKVVLPFALIGLGAFGVFGSVAAGYVVALVASLYCLKRILNFRFVFQRRNAIPREHQRYSISSYVSNALNFAPAMVLPLIVLHTLGSASAAYFYLAFQVANTVNGISQSVGQALFAEGSSSDETRLLDLGRRAFVLQAALQVVAVVVVVVGAPLIMAAFGRDYATHGQDVLRILAIGAIPVAVGTLAAYMLKVLRLMKSLIAANVVFAVTTVGLAQSWGHRGLEWVGWAWFAGQTAMALCAVTALVVHFSRRRVTAGE, via the coding sequence ATGACGACCACCCCGCAGCGGATCAATGCCTCCGGTGACGACCGGCTGGTGAGGAGTTCGATCCTCCTCATGGCGACGACCGCCGCGATGGCAGGGCTGGGGTTTGGCTTCTCCATCGTCGTGGCCCGCGTGTTCAGCCCCGCCGACGTGGGTGCCGGAACGTCGCTGATCGCCGCCACGACACTGATCGCCTTCCTCGGGCCACTCGGGCTGGACGGAACGATCGTGCGCTTCACCATGCATGCCAAGGACTACAACGCGCCGTTGAGTCAATCCCTCTTGGTGGCAGGAGGTTTGGGTCTGCTGCTGTCTGGCCTGTACGTCCTGTTCGTGCCGTTCTACGCGCCGGAGCTGGCATTCGTCCGCGGTGACCTGCTGTGCGCGATCGGCTTCGTGATCGCCGGTGCCGCGGCGAGTGCCAACCAGCTCACGGATGCCATGTTCCTCGGTGCGCGCAAGCCGGAGTACAACCTGTTGTTGAACGGATTCGTCCAAGGCATGACGAAGGTCGTCTTGCCCTTCGCGCTCATCGGTCTCGGCGCCTTCGGCGTCTTCGGGTCGGTGGCCGCGGGTTACGTCGTCGCCCTCGTCGCGAGCCTCTACTGCCTCAAGCGAATCCTGAACTTTCGCTTCGTATTTCAGCGGAGGAACGCGATCCCGCGGGAACACCAGCGGTATTCGATCTCCAGTTACGTCTCGAATGCGCTCAACTTCGCACCCGCCATGGTGCTTCCGTTGATCGTGCTGCACACGCTGGGAAGCGCCAGCGCGGCGTACTTCTACCTGGCCTTCCAGGTGGCCAACACGGTGAACGGGATCTCCCAGTCCGTCGGCCAGGCACTGTTCGCGGAGGGTTCATCATCGGACGAGACACGGCTGCTCGACCTCGGCAGGCGTGCCTTCGTGCTGCAGGCCGCACTGCAAGTGGTCGCCGTGGTCGTGGTCGTCGTCGGTGCGCCGCTCATCATGGCTGCCTTCGGCCGCGACTATGCGACGCATGGGCAAGACGTGTTGCGCATCCTGGCCATTGGTGCCATTCCGGTGGCAGTGGGGACGTTGGCGGCCTACATGCTGAAGGTCCTGCGGCTGATGAAGAGCCTCATCGCAGCGAACGTCGTATTCGCCGTCACGACAGTGGGTTTGGCCCAGTCGTGGGGTCATCGCGGTCTGGAGTGGGTTGGTTGGGCCTGGTTCGCCGGACAGACGGCGATGGCACTCTGCGCCGTCACCGCCCTCGTCGTCCACTTCAGTCGCAGACGGGTCACCGCCGGTGAGTGA
- a CDS encoding glycosyltransferase family 4 protein produces the protein MSERVLIVSHYFPPHLGGIENVAREEARHLARAGFDVTVVTTAIGEPAGRRRLDGYTVARVRAWNGIEGRTGVPFPIVGPSSIKTFVELIRSADVVHVHDTLYLTSWLAGLGCLLLRKPLVLTHHVGLIDHPNKFVVAVQRAVYATAGRALIRTARRIIYFNSRVLCFLRGLGATDEQVAFIPNGVDTEVFHPANVALKRRLRQEMGLPANAVLVLFAGRFVPKKGYDILLQCHSPLYRMLLAGGEPSAGDRAGTNAVFLGLRSQAELADLYRAADIFVLPSSSEGFPLTVQEAMASRLAVVTSDDPGYDVFELDPTRVALVPPNVDSVRAALEAIASDEATLSRMAAYSYQVASERFSWPTHVDALAGIYRGLVRQLV, from the coding sequence GTGAGTGAGCGCGTCCTCATCGTCAGCCACTACTTCCCCCCACACCTGGGTGGCATCGAGAACGTTGCCCGTGAGGAGGCCAGGCACCTCGCCCGCGCCGGATTCGACGTCACGGTGGTGACGACGGCCATCGGTGAGCCGGCCGGCCGTCGTCGGCTCGATGGATACACGGTCGCGCGCGTGCGGGCCTGGAACGGCATCGAGGGACGGACCGGGGTGCCCTTCCCGATCGTCGGCCCGTCGTCGATCAAGACCTTCGTCGAATTGATTCGCAGCGCCGACGTGGTCCACGTGCACGACACGCTCTACCTGACGTCGTGGTTGGCGGGCCTCGGCTGCCTGCTGCTGCGGAAGCCGCTCGTGCTGACCCACCACGTCGGTCTCATCGACCACCCGAACAAGTTCGTGGTCGCGGTCCAGCGCGCCGTCTACGCGACTGCCGGGCGAGCGCTGATTCGTACCGCTCGGCGGATCATCTACTTCAACTCCCGGGTGCTGTGCTTCCTTCGCGGGTTGGGTGCCACCGACGAGCAGGTGGCCTTCATTCCCAACGGCGTCGACACGGAGGTGTTCCACCCGGCGAACGTCGCACTGAAGCGGCGACTGCGGCAGGAGATGGGTCTTCCCGCGAACGCCGTTCTCGTGCTGTTCGCCGGTCGCTTCGTGCCCAAGAAGGGTTACGACATCCTGCTGCAATGCCATTCGCCCCTGTACCGCATGCTCCTCGCGGGCGGGGAACCCTCGGCCGGCGACCGCGCCGGCACCAACGCCGTGTTCCTCGGACTCCGCAGCCAGGCCGAACTGGCCGACCTGTACCGCGCGGCCGACATCTTCGTCCTGCCCTCGAGTTCCGAGGGCTTCCCGTTGACGGTGCAGGAGGCCATGGCGTCGCGACTCGCGGTGGTCACCTCCGACGACCCCGGTTACGACGTCTTCGAGCTGGACCCGACGCGCGTCGCACTGGTGCCCCCGAACGTCGACAGCGTGCGTGCGGCGCTGGAGGCCATCGCATCGGACGAGGCCACGCTGAGCCGGATGGCCGCCTACTCGTACCAGGTCGCGTCCGAACGATTCTCGTGGCCGACCCACGTCGACGCACTCGCTGGGATCTACCGGGGTCTGGTGCGCCAGTTGGTGTGA
- a CDS encoding PE-PPE domain-containing protein: MRRMTRSVAVTFLAVLGTVILAIGSAFTAALAYGAVALIVPGTGTPNANIVAGYLTQARDRYLTTTACGADGSGCPDANLQGINYPASFFPLAFIPNWCVPGRCNTWDDSVGQGTTNLDAAINAALNDPNNPTQQVVVFGYSQGGAVVADALNSYINGLTDAQKARIQVVTIGGIENPDGGLWQRLAFLKYIPFLNISFNPPMNPDTGVKYTSYGFEYDPVVNAPRYFGNAFALINALAAFENVHGYYLAPNGNGPTETLPYGYTDQTLAIADSCTASPANCRTDQYGNTYVTIPALTLPIYNLLLSAAPAGLKPLLQPVVNLLSPVTRLLIDLGYDTTGDPSVPTPLSLLPFNPATFNPVKFAGQFLQAIAQGIYDAQHGISSLPVPSTSTPTVTSTLVSNAVKTDAKLAVAPVQTGEPATVTDITTKKAVASDSTDATTTPVSKTDAPTKDAAPTTATAADTAQTADVTKDDADTADQTADAAADTTKADTTKTDTTKTGTTKADTTKSDTTKVDTTTAGTTKTDTTKTGTAKTDTTTTPKKTTHDKADAGTSNSAKDTGDAGSDKKNAA; encoded by the coding sequence ATGCGTCGCATGACCCGGTCGGTGGCAGTCACGTTCCTCGCGGTGCTCGGCACCGTCATCCTCGCGATCGGGTCGGCGTTCACCGCGGCCTTGGCCTATGGCGCGGTGGCCCTGATCGTCCCGGGCACGGGCACGCCCAACGCGAACATCGTCGCCGGGTACCTCACGCAGGCGCGCGATCGATACCTCACCACCACCGCATGCGGCGCCGACGGCTCGGGCTGCCCGGACGCGAACCTGCAGGGCATCAACTACCCCGCCTCGTTCTTCCCGCTGGCCTTCATCCCCAATTGGTGCGTGCCGGGCCGCTGCAACACCTGGGATGACTCCGTGGGCCAGGGGACGACGAACCTCGACGCCGCCATCAACGCCGCCTTGAACGACCCGAACAATCCGACCCAGCAGGTCGTCGTCTTCGGTTACTCCCAGGGCGGGGCCGTCGTCGCCGATGCCCTGAACTCCTACATCAACGGCTTGACCGACGCGCAGAAGGCGCGCATCCAGGTGGTGACCATCGGCGGGATCGAGAACCCCGACGGCGGACTCTGGCAGCGCCTCGCGTTCCTGAAGTACATCCCCTTCCTCAACATCTCGTTCAACCCGCCGATGAACCCCGACACCGGTGTGAAGTACACCAGCTACGGCTTCGAATACGATCCAGTCGTCAACGCGCCCAGGTACTTTGGCAACGCCTTCGCGCTGATCAACGCGCTCGCCGCGTTCGAGAACGTCCACGGTTACTACCTGGCGCCCAACGGCAACGGCCCGACCGAGACGCTTCCCTACGGCTACACCGACCAGACGCTGGCCATCGCCGACAGTTGTACAGCCAGTCCGGCGAACTGCCGCACCGACCAGTACGGCAACACCTACGTCACCATTCCCGCTCTGACGCTGCCGATCTACAACCTCCTCCTCAGCGCGGCGCCTGCCGGGCTGAAGCCGCTGCTGCAACCGGTCGTCAACCTCCTGTCGCCCGTGACACGACTGCTCATCGACCTGGGTTACGACACGACCGGCGATCCGAGCGTGCCCACGCCGCTGTCACTGCTGCCGTTCAACCCGGCGACGTTCAACCCGGTGAAGTTCGCCGGACAGTTCCTGCAGGCGATCGCGCAGGGTATCTACGATGCGCAGCACGGGATCTCGTCTCTGCCCGTTCCGTCGACCTCGACGCCCACGGTGACCTCGACGCTCGTCTCGAACGCGGTGAAGACCGACGCGAAGCTCGCCGTGGCGCCCGTGCAGACGGGGGAGCCGGCGACCGTCACCGACATCACGACCAAGAAGGCCGTCGCATCCGATTCGACGGACGCCACGACCACTCCGGTCAGCAAGACGGACGCGCCCACCAAGGACGCCGCGCCCACGACGGCGACGGCAGCGGACACGGCGCAAACCGCCGACGTCACCAAGGACGACGCGGACACCGCCGATCAGACGGCCGACGCCGCGGCCGACACGACCAAGGCCGACACCACGAAGACGGACACGACGAAGACCGGCACGACCAAGGCGGACACGACCAAGTCCGACACCACGAAGGTGGACACGACGACGGCCGGCACCACGAAGACGGACACGACGAAGACCGGCACCGCCAAGACCGACACCACGACCACGCCCAAGAAGACCACGCACGACAAGGCCGACGCCGGTACGTCCAACTCCGCCAAGGACACCGGCGACGCGGGCAGCGACAAGAAGAACGCGGCTTAG
- a CDS encoding sugar nucleotide-binding protein: MTEYGKALRANDTPIPGLTVWDLPVHGDNRGWFKENWQREKMIAAGLPDFGPVQNNISFNDAAGTTRGIHAEPWDKWVSIASGRIFGAWVDLRSGPTFGAVFTAELDPSRAVFVPRGVGNAFQTLEPNTAYVYLVNDHWSPDARYTSVNLADETVAIPWPIPLAQAELSAKDIDHPRLADVTPVPPRKTLVLGAGGQLGRALRDSYGDSPDVEFAERADIDLGAADLETARRWRDYDTVINAAAFTAVDAAETPDGRTAAWACNVTGVAALARIARAHAITLVHVSSDYVFDGTAEQPYREDDPVSPLGVYGQTKAAGDQIVGTVPRHYVVRTSWVIGEGRNFVRTMSSLAERGIDPSVVDDQFGRLTFTSEIAGAIRHLLSERAPYGTYNVTGSGPVMSWADIAKRVFALAGHDPDRVTGVSTAQYFASMEGPVAPRPRNSALDLGKITSVDYSTADASTTLEQYLRQESPTA; this comes from the coding sequence GTGACTGAGTACGGAAAGGCGTTGCGCGCCAACGACACTCCCATCCCCGGGCTTACGGTGTGGGACCTGCCCGTGCACGGCGACAACCGCGGCTGGTTCAAGGAGAACTGGCAGCGGGAGAAGATGATCGCGGCCGGGCTGCCGGACTTCGGGCCCGTTCAGAACAACATTTCGTTCAACGACGCGGCGGGCACCACGCGCGGCATCCATGCCGAGCCGTGGGACAAGTGGGTCTCGATCGCTTCGGGGCGGATCTTCGGCGCGTGGGTCGACCTGCGGTCGGGACCCACCTTCGGTGCGGTGTTCACCGCCGAGCTGGACCCGTCGCGGGCGGTGTTCGTCCCCCGCGGTGTCGGCAACGCGTTCCAAACGCTGGAGCCCAACACGGCATACGTCTACCTCGTCAACGACCACTGGTCCCCCGATGCCCGGTACACCTCGGTCAACCTCGCCGACGAGACGGTGGCCATACCATGGCCAATCCCGTTGGCGCAGGCGGAGTTATCGGCCAAGGACATCGATCATCCGCGGTTGGCCGACGTCACGCCCGTGCCGCCGCGCAAGACCCTCGTCCTTGGCGCCGGTGGGCAACTGGGCCGGGCGCTGCGAGACAGCTACGGCGATTCACCGGACGTCGAATTCGCCGAACGTGCCGACATCGACCTCGGCGCAGCGGATCTCGAGACCGCGCGGCGCTGGCGCGACTACGACACCGTCATCAACGCCGCCGCCTTCACCGCCGTGGATGCGGCCGAGACCCCCGACGGACGCACGGCGGCCTGGGCCTGCAACGTCACCGGCGTCGCCGCCCTGGCCCGGATCGCAAGGGCGCACGCCATCACGCTGGTGCACGTCTCCAGCGACTACGTCTTCGACGGCACGGCCGAGCAGCCCTATCGCGAGGACGATCCCGTGTCCCCTCTCGGCGTCTACGGGCAGACCAAGGCCGCGGGCGATCAGATCGTGGGCACCGTGCCGCGCCACTACGTCGTGCGCACGTCGTGGGTCATCGGTGAGGGCCGAAACTTCGTGCGCACCATGAGTTCTCTCGCCGAGCGGGGTATCGACCCGTCCGTCGTCGACGATCAGTTCGGACGTCTGACGTTCACCTCGGAGATCGCCGGCGCCATTCGACATCTCCTCAGTGAGCGCGCGCCCTACGGGACGTACAACGTCACCGGGTCCGGACCCGTCATGTCGTGGGCCGACATCGCCAAGCGCGTGTTCGCCCTCGCCGGCCACGATCCGGACCGGGTGACCGGGGTGAGCACGGCCCAGTACTTCGCCTCGATGGAGGGTCCGGTAGCGCCCAGGCCCCGCAACAGCGCGCTCGACCTCGGCAAGATCACCAGCGTCGACTACTCGACCGCCGACGCCAGCACCACTCTGGAGCAGTACCTCCGCCAGGAGAGCCCGACCGCGTAG
- the rfbB gene encoding dTDP-glucose 4,6-dehydratase — MRLLVTGGAGFIGSNFVHHVVEHTDHRVTVLDRLTYAGNRASLAGLPEDRVAFVHGDIADADLVDDLVAAADAVVHYAAESHNDNSLHDPNPFLHTNLIGTFTLLEAARKHGTRFHHISTDEVYGDLELDDPARFTEETPYNPSSPYSSTKAGSDLLVRAWVRSFGVSATISNCSNNYGPYQHVEKFIPRQITNVLRGIRPKLYGEGRNVRDWIHADDHSSAVLTILDEGRIGETYLIGADGEKDNKTVVELILHLMGRPTDDYDHVTDRAGHDLRYAIDSTKLRDELGWQPRFRDFEAGLAATIEWYRDHEEWWAPAKDSTEAFYARLGQ; from the coding sequence ATGCGACTGCTCGTCACTGGTGGAGCCGGTTTCATCGGGTCGAACTTCGTGCACCACGTCGTTGAGCACACCGACCATCGGGTCACCGTCCTGGACCGGCTGACGTACGCGGGCAACCGTGCCTCGCTGGCCGGCCTGCCGGAGGATCGCGTCGCGTTCGTGCACGGCGACATCGCCGACGCCGACCTCGTCGACGACCTCGTGGCGGCCGCCGACGCCGTCGTCCACTACGCCGCCGAGTCGCACAACGACAACTCGCTGCACGATCCCAACCCCTTCCTGCACACCAACCTCATCGGCACCTTCACCCTGCTGGAGGCTGCCCGCAAGCACGGCACCCGGTTTCACCACATCTCGACCGACGAGGTCTATGGCGACCTCGAGCTCGACGACCCTGCCCGGTTCACCGAGGAGACGCCGTACAACCCCTCGTCGCCGTACTCGTCGACGAAGGCCGGCAGCGATCTGCTGGTGCGCGCGTGGGTCCGGTCCTTCGGTGTCTCCGCGACGATCTCGAACTGCTCCAACAACTACGGCCCGTACCAACACGTCGAGAAGTTCATCCCGCGCCAGATCACCAACGTCCTGCGCGGGATTCGACCGAAGCTGTACGGCGAGGGGCGAAACGTGCGGGACTGGATTCATGCCGACGACCATTCGTCCGCCGTCCTGACGATTCTGGATGAGGGCCGCATCGGGGAGACCTATCTCATCGGCGCGGACGGCGAGAAGGACAACAAGACGGTCGTCGAGCTGATTCTGCACCTGATGGGCCGTCCCACCGACGACTACGACCACGTCACCGACCGGGCGGGGCACGACCTGCGCTACGCGATCGACTCCACGAAGCTGCGCGACGAACTCGGCTGGCAGCCGCGGTTCCGCGACTTCGAGGCCGGCTTGGCGGCGACCATCGAGTGGTACCGCGACCACGAGGAGTGGTGGGCGCCCGCCAAGGATTCGACCGAGGCGTTCTATGCCCGGCTCGGGCAGTGA